From Pleurocapsa minor HA4230-MV1, one genomic window encodes:
- the bchL gene encoding ferredoxin:protochlorophyllide reductase (ATP-dependent) iron-sulfur ATP-binding protein, protein MRLAVYGKGGIGKSTTSCNISAALAKRGKKVLQIGCDPKHDSTFTLTGFLIPTIIDTLQEKDFHYEDIWPEDVIYEGYGGVSCVEAGGPPAGAGCGGYVVGETVKLLKELNAFDEYDVILFDVLGDVVCGGFAAPLNYADYCMIVTDNGFDALFAANRIAASVREKARTHSLRLAGLIGNRTSKRDLIDKYIEHVPMPVLEILPLIEDIRVSRVKGKTLFEMAESDPSLNFVCDYYLNIADQILAAPEGVVPNEAQDRDLFSLLSDYYLNPPADKAGKPDKEEELDMMMV, encoded by the coding sequence ATTAGATTAGCAGTTTATGGCAAAGGTGGAATCGGTAAGTCCACAACTAGCTGCAACATTTCCGCAGCTTTGGCAAAAAGAGGCAAAAAAGTTTTACAAATTGGTTGCGATCCTAAACACGATAGTACTTTTACCCTGACAGGATTTCTCATTCCCACAATTATCGATACACTTCAGGAAAAAGACTTTCACTACGAAGATATTTGGCCCGAAGATGTAATCTACGAAGGCTATGGTGGAGTTAGCTGTGTAGAAGCAGGTGGCCCTCCTGCGGGTGCTGGTTGTGGTGGCTACGTTGTGGGCGAAACCGTCAAGCTACTTAAAGAATTAAATGCTTTTGATGAATACGATGTCATCTTGTTTGATGTTCTCGGTGACGTAGTATGTGGTGGTTTTGCTGCACCGCTAAATTATGCCGACTACTGCATGATTGTTACCGACAACGGTTTTGATGCTCTGTTTGCAGCGAATCGGATTGCAGCTTCTGTTAGAGAGAAAGCTCGTACTCATTCCCTTCGTCTAGCAGGTTTAATTGGTAATCGTACTTCCAAACGTGACTTGATTGACAAGTATATCGAGCATGTACCAATGCCTGTTTTAGAGATCTTGCCCTTGATTGAAGATATTCGTGTTTCTCGCGTTAAAGGCAAAACTCTGTTTGAAATGGCAGAAAGCGATCCTTCTCTCAACTTTGTTTGTGACTACTATCTCAACATCGCCGATCAGATCTTAGCGGCACCAGAAGGAGTTGTCCCCAATGAAGCACAGGACAGAGATTTATTCTCCTTGTTGT